Proteins from a genomic interval of Phlebotomus papatasi isolate M1 chromosome 3, Ppap_2.1, whole genome shotgun sequence:
- the LOC129806537 gene encoding threonine--tRNA ligase 1, cytoplasmic isoform X3: protein MSDENVKKLDELCISEKKEEKAGKMKKDKKAADSGSQKAKELNPLPEFIQHRLSMWDTLKAKYLEDLEAKLKDSIEVTLPDGKVVPGTSWQTTPYDIAVGISKGLADNCVISKVNDVLWDLDRPLEQNCKLQLLKFDDPEAQAVFWHSSAHVLGEAMERIYGGHLCYGPPIENGFYYDMFIDGDGISTNDYSVMESLVKQIVKEKQPFERLEMKKEDLLKMFEYNEFKRRILNEKVTTDTTTVYRCGPLIDLCRGPHVRNTGKIKAMKVTKNSSTYWEGNSEAETLQRVYGISFPDPKQLKEWEKIQEEAAKRDHRKLGREQELFFFHELSPGSCFFQPRGAHIYNTLVNFIRSEYRKRGFQEVISPNMYNAKLWQVSGHWQHYADNMFSFDVEKEKFALKPMNCPGHCLMFDNRNRSWRELPLRMADFGVLHRNELSGALTGLTRVRRFQQDDAHIFCAPEHIKSEITACLDFLNSVYKVFGFTYNLVLSTRPDKYLGELEVWNEAEKALEEALNNFGAAWKMNPGDGAFYGPKIDITILDALRRPFQCATIQLDFQLPIRFNLSYVSASGETKRPVIIHRAILGSVERMIAILTENYAGKWPFWLSPRQLMVVPVGPPFNEYADSVRKRLYEVGFMAESDLDDGDTMNKKIRNAQLAQFNFILVVGEKEKSSNTVNIRTRDNKVHGEMGVEELIVKLKRIQDEFVIGEDTI, encoded by the exons ATGAGTGACGAAAACGTGAAAAAGTTAGATGAATTGTGCATTTCTGAGAAAAAGGAGGAAAAG GCTGGCAAAATGAAGAAAGACAAGAAAGCCGCTGATTCCGGGAGTCAAAAAG CCAAGGAATTGAATCCCCTTCCGGAATTCATTCAGCATCGGTTGAGCATGTGGGATACACTTAAAGCCAAGTACTTGGAGGATTTGGAGGCTAAACTGAAAGATTCAATCGAAGTTACCTTGCCGGATGGCAAAGTTGTGCCTGGAACATCGTGGCAAACGACTCCCTATGACATTGCCGTGGGCATAAGCAAAGGATTAGCGGACAATTGTGTGATTTCGAAGGTTAATGATGTTCTGTGGGATTTGGATCGACCGTTAGAGCAGAATTGCAAGTTGCAACTGCTGAAATTTGACGATCCCGAAGCCCAGGCTGTTTTCTGGCATAGTTCAGCTCATGTCCTGGGCGAAGCCATGGAAAGGATTTACGGTGGACACTTGTGCTATGGTCCTCCAATTGAGAATGGCTTCTACTATGACATGTTCATCGATGGCGATGGCATTTCCACCAATGACTACAGCGTAATGGAATCCCTGGTGAAGCAAATCGTGAAGGAGAAGCAGCCCTTTGAGCGGCTGGAGATGAAGAAGGAGGATCTACTGAAGATGTTTGAGTACAATGAGTTCAAGAGGAGGATTCTCAATGAGAAAGTTACCACGGATACAACAACAGTGTATCGCTGTGGTCCGTTGATTGATCTCTGTCGAGGCCCTCATGTTCGGAATACTGGGAAGATCAAGGCAATGAAGGTCACCAAGAACTCCTCAACATACTGGGAGGGTAATAGTGAAGCTGAGACCCTTCAGCGCGTCTACGGAATATCATTTCCGGATCCGAAGCAACTGAAGGAGTGGGAGAAGATTCAGGAGGAGGCAGCAAAGAGGGATCATAGGAAATTGGGGAGAGAGCAGGAGCTGTTCTTTTTCCACGAACTCTCACCAGGATCGTGCTTTTTTCAGCCACGTGGCGCCCATATCTACAACACTTTGGTGAATTTCATTCGGAGTGAGTACAGAAAACGCGGATTCCAGGAAGTCATCTCGCCCAATATGTACAACGCAAAGTTGTGGCAGGTCTCTGGGCATTGGCAGCACTATGCTGACAATATGTTCTCATTTGACGTGGAGAAAGAGAAATTTGCACTGAAGCCCATGAATTGTCCTGGACACTG tctcaTGTTCGACAATCGCAATCGCTCTTGGAGAGAATTACCACTGCGAATGGCTGACTTTGGTGTCCTGCACCGAAATGAGCTTTCTGGGGCTCTGACTGGTCTCACCCGAGTCCGGAGATTCCAGCAGGATGATGCCCACATTTTCTGTGCTCCGGAGCACATTAAGTCGGAGATAACCGCCTGCTTGGATTTCCTCAATAGTGTCTACAAAGTATTTGGCTTCACGTACAATCTCGTCCTGTCCACGCGTCCTGACAAGTACCTGGGCGAGTTGGAGGTGTGGAATGAGGCTGAGAAGGCCCTCGAGGAGGCTCTGAATAACTTTGGGGCCGCATGGAAGATGAATCCGGGCGATGGGGCTTTCTATGGGCCAAAAATTGATATAACCATCCTCGATGCTCTTAGGCGTCCATTTCAATGTGCAACCATTCAATTGGATTTCCAGCTGCCAATTCGATTCAATTTGTCGTACGTATCAGCATCGGGTGAGACTAAGAGGCCGGTGATTATTCATCGGGCAATTTTGGGATCTGTGGAGCGAATGATTGCGATTTTGACGGAAAATTATGCGGGAAAATGGCCATTTTGGTTGTCTCCGCGGCAATTGATGGTGGTTCCGGTGGGGCCACCATTCAATGAATATGCCGACAGTGTCCGGAAGAGGCTGTATGAGGTGGGCTTTATGGCTGAAAGTGATCTCGATGATGGGGATACGATGAATAAGAAGATTCGCAATGCTCAGTTGGcgcaattcaattttattcttgtTGTTGGCGAAAAGGAGAAATCCTCGAATACCGTCAACATTCGCACCAGGGACAACAAGGTTCACGGAGAAATGGGAGTGGAGGAATTGATAGTCAAACTCAAGAGGATTCAGGATGAATTTGTCATTGGAGAAGATACtatctaa
- the LOC129806537 gene encoding threonine--tRNA ligase 1, cytoplasmic isoform X1: MGLLAIAKRINRHTFVQLRHLQQFSSLAGKMKKDKKAADSGSQKAKELNPLPEFIQHRLSMWDTLKAKYLEDLEAKLKDSIEVTLPDGKVVPGTSWQTTPYDIAVGISKGLADNCVISKVNDVLWDLDRPLEQNCKLQLLKFDDPEAQAVFWHSSAHVLGEAMERIYGGHLCYGPPIENGFYYDMFIDGDGISTNDYSVMESLVKQIVKEKQPFERLEMKKEDLLKMFEYNEFKRRILNEKVTTDTTTVYRCGPLIDLCRGPHVRNTGKIKAMKVTKNSSTYWEGNSEAETLQRVYGISFPDPKQLKEWEKIQEEAAKRDHRKLGREQELFFFHELSPGSCFFQPRGAHIYNTLVNFIRSEYRKRGFQEVISPNMYNAKLWQVSGHWQHYADNMFSFDVEKEKFALKPMNCPGHCLMFDNRNRSWRELPLRMADFGVLHRNELSGALTGLTRVRRFQQDDAHIFCAPEHIKSEITACLDFLNSVYKVFGFTYNLVLSTRPDKYLGELEVWNEAEKALEEALNNFGAAWKMNPGDGAFYGPKIDITILDALRRPFQCATIQLDFQLPIRFNLSYVSASGETKRPVIIHRAILGSVERMIAILTENYAGKWPFWLSPRQLMVVPVGPPFNEYADSVRKRLYEVGFMAESDLDDGDTMNKKIRNAQLAQFNFILVVGEKEKSSNTVNIRTRDNKVHGEMGVEELIVKLKRIQDEFVIGEDTI, encoded by the exons ATGGGTTTATTGGCAATTGCTAAGAGAATCAATAGGCACACTTTTGTTCAATTGCGTCATCTACAGCAATTTTCCTCTCTG GCTGGCAAAATGAAGAAAGACAAGAAAGCCGCTGATTCCGGGAGTCAAAAAG CCAAGGAATTGAATCCCCTTCCGGAATTCATTCAGCATCGGTTGAGCATGTGGGATACACTTAAAGCCAAGTACTTGGAGGATTTGGAGGCTAAACTGAAAGATTCAATCGAAGTTACCTTGCCGGATGGCAAAGTTGTGCCTGGAACATCGTGGCAAACGACTCCCTATGACATTGCCGTGGGCATAAGCAAAGGATTAGCGGACAATTGTGTGATTTCGAAGGTTAATGATGTTCTGTGGGATTTGGATCGACCGTTAGAGCAGAATTGCAAGTTGCAACTGCTGAAATTTGACGATCCCGAAGCCCAGGCTGTTTTCTGGCATAGTTCAGCTCATGTCCTGGGCGAAGCCATGGAAAGGATTTACGGTGGACACTTGTGCTATGGTCCTCCAATTGAGAATGGCTTCTACTATGACATGTTCATCGATGGCGATGGCATTTCCACCAATGACTACAGCGTAATGGAATCCCTGGTGAAGCAAATCGTGAAGGAGAAGCAGCCCTTTGAGCGGCTGGAGATGAAGAAGGAGGATCTACTGAAGATGTTTGAGTACAATGAGTTCAAGAGGAGGATTCTCAATGAGAAAGTTACCACGGATACAACAACAGTGTATCGCTGTGGTCCGTTGATTGATCTCTGTCGAGGCCCTCATGTTCGGAATACTGGGAAGATCAAGGCAATGAAGGTCACCAAGAACTCCTCAACATACTGGGAGGGTAATAGTGAAGCTGAGACCCTTCAGCGCGTCTACGGAATATCATTTCCGGATCCGAAGCAACTGAAGGAGTGGGAGAAGATTCAGGAGGAGGCAGCAAAGAGGGATCATAGGAAATTGGGGAGAGAGCAGGAGCTGTTCTTTTTCCACGAACTCTCACCAGGATCGTGCTTTTTTCAGCCACGTGGCGCCCATATCTACAACACTTTGGTGAATTTCATTCGGAGTGAGTACAGAAAACGCGGATTCCAGGAAGTCATCTCGCCCAATATGTACAACGCAAAGTTGTGGCAGGTCTCTGGGCATTGGCAGCACTATGCTGACAATATGTTCTCATTTGACGTGGAGAAAGAGAAATTTGCACTGAAGCCCATGAATTGTCCTGGACACTG tctcaTGTTCGACAATCGCAATCGCTCTTGGAGAGAATTACCACTGCGAATGGCTGACTTTGGTGTCCTGCACCGAAATGAGCTTTCTGGGGCTCTGACTGGTCTCACCCGAGTCCGGAGATTCCAGCAGGATGATGCCCACATTTTCTGTGCTCCGGAGCACATTAAGTCGGAGATAACCGCCTGCTTGGATTTCCTCAATAGTGTCTACAAAGTATTTGGCTTCACGTACAATCTCGTCCTGTCCACGCGTCCTGACAAGTACCTGGGCGAGTTGGAGGTGTGGAATGAGGCTGAGAAGGCCCTCGAGGAGGCTCTGAATAACTTTGGGGCCGCATGGAAGATGAATCCGGGCGATGGGGCTTTCTATGGGCCAAAAATTGATATAACCATCCTCGATGCTCTTAGGCGTCCATTTCAATGTGCAACCATTCAATTGGATTTCCAGCTGCCAATTCGATTCAATTTGTCGTACGTATCAGCATCGGGTGAGACTAAGAGGCCGGTGATTATTCATCGGGCAATTTTGGGATCTGTGGAGCGAATGATTGCGATTTTGACGGAAAATTATGCGGGAAAATGGCCATTTTGGTTGTCTCCGCGGCAATTGATGGTGGTTCCGGTGGGGCCACCATTCAATGAATATGCCGACAGTGTCCGGAAGAGGCTGTATGAGGTGGGCTTTATGGCTGAAAGTGATCTCGATGATGGGGATACGATGAATAAGAAGATTCGCAATGCTCAGTTGGcgcaattcaattttattcttgtTGTTGGCGAAAAGGAGAAATCCTCGAATACCGTCAACATTCGCACCAGGGACAACAAGGTTCACGGAGAAATGGGAGTGGAGGAATTGATAGTCAAACTCAAGAGGATTCAGGATGAATTTGTCATTGGAGAAGATACtatctaa
- the LOC129806537 gene encoding threonine--tRNA ligase 1, cytoplasmic isoform X2 — protein sequence MNCAFLRKRRKRHETFHAIEQFYAGKMKKDKKAADSGSQKAKELNPLPEFIQHRLSMWDTLKAKYLEDLEAKLKDSIEVTLPDGKVVPGTSWQTTPYDIAVGISKGLADNCVISKVNDVLWDLDRPLEQNCKLQLLKFDDPEAQAVFWHSSAHVLGEAMERIYGGHLCYGPPIENGFYYDMFIDGDGISTNDYSVMESLVKQIVKEKQPFERLEMKKEDLLKMFEYNEFKRRILNEKVTTDTTTVYRCGPLIDLCRGPHVRNTGKIKAMKVTKNSSTYWEGNSEAETLQRVYGISFPDPKQLKEWEKIQEEAAKRDHRKLGREQELFFFHELSPGSCFFQPRGAHIYNTLVNFIRSEYRKRGFQEVISPNMYNAKLWQVSGHWQHYADNMFSFDVEKEKFALKPMNCPGHCLMFDNRNRSWRELPLRMADFGVLHRNELSGALTGLTRVRRFQQDDAHIFCAPEHIKSEITACLDFLNSVYKVFGFTYNLVLSTRPDKYLGELEVWNEAEKALEEALNNFGAAWKMNPGDGAFYGPKIDITILDALRRPFQCATIQLDFQLPIRFNLSYVSASGETKRPVIIHRAILGSVERMIAILTENYAGKWPFWLSPRQLMVVPVGPPFNEYADSVRKRLYEVGFMAESDLDDGDTMNKKIRNAQLAQFNFILVVGEKEKSSNTVNIRTRDNKVHGEMGVEELIVKLKRIQDEFVIGEDTI from the exons ATGAATTGTGCATTTCTGAGAAAAAGGAGGAAAAGGCATGAAACATTTCACGCTATAGAACAATTTTAC GCTGGCAAAATGAAGAAAGACAAGAAAGCCGCTGATTCCGGGAGTCAAAAAG CCAAGGAATTGAATCCCCTTCCGGAATTCATTCAGCATCGGTTGAGCATGTGGGATACACTTAAAGCCAAGTACTTGGAGGATTTGGAGGCTAAACTGAAAGATTCAATCGAAGTTACCTTGCCGGATGGCAAAGTTGTGCCTGGAACATCGTGGCAAACGACTCCCTATGACATTGCCGTGGGCATAAGCAAAGGATTAGCGGACAATTGTGTGATTTCGAAGGTTAATGATGTTCTGTGGGATTTGGATCGACCGTTAGAGCAGAATTGCAAGTTGCAACTGCTGAAATTTGACGATCCCGAAGCCCAGGCTGTTTTCTGGCATAGTTCAGCTCATGTCCTGGGCGAAGCCATGGAAAGGATTTACGGTGGACACTTGTGCTATGGTCCTCCAATTGAGAATGGCTTCTACTATGACATGTTCATCGATGGCGATGGCATTTCCACCAATGACTACAGCGTAATGGAATCCCTGGTGAAGCAAATCGTGAAGGAGAAGCAGCCCTTTGAGCGGCTGGAGATGAAGAAGGAGGATCTACTGAAGATGTTTGAGTACAATGAGTTCAAGAGGAGGATTCTCAATGAGAAAGTTACCACGGATACAACAACAGTGTATCGCTGTGGTCCGTTGATTGATCTCTGTCGAGGCCCTCATGTTCGGAATACTGGGAAGATCAAGGCAATGAAGGTCACCAAGAACTCCTCAACATACTGGGAGGGTAATAGTGAAGCTGAGACCCTTCAGCGCGTCTACGGAATATCATTTCCGGATCCGAAGCAACTGAAGGAGTGGGAGAAGATTCAGGAGGAGGCAGCAAAGAGGGATCATAGGAAATTGGGGAGAGAGCAGGAGCTGTTCTTTTTCCACGAACTCTCACCAGGATCGTGCTTTTTTCAGCCACGTGGCGCCCATATCTACAACACTTTGGTGAATTTCATTCGGAGTGAGTACAGAAAACGCGGATTCCAGGAAGTCATCTCGCCCAATATGTACAACGCAAAGTTGTGGCAGGTCTCTGGGCATTGGCAGCACTATGCTGACAATATGTTCTCATTTGACGTGGAGAAAGAGAAATTTGCACTGAAGCCCATGAATTGTCCTGGACACTG tctcaTGTTCGACAATCGCAATCGCTCTTGGAGAGAATTACCACTGCGAATGGCTGACTTTGGTGTCCTGCACCGAAATGAGCTTTCTGGGGCTCTGACTGGTCTCACCCGAGTCCGGAGATTCCAGCAGGATGATGCCCACATTTTCTGTGCTCCGGAGCACATTAAGTCGGAGATAACCGCCTGCTTGGATTTCCTCAATAGTGTCTACAAAGTATTTGGCTTCACGTACAATCTCGTCCTGTCCACGCGTCCTGACAAGTACCTGGGCGAGTTGGAGGTGTGGAATGAGGCTGAGAAGGCCCTCGAGGAGGCTCTGAATAACTTTGGGGCCGCATGGAAGATGAATCCGGGCGATGGGGCTTTCTATGGGCCAAAAATTGATATAACCATCCTCGATGCTCTTAGGCGTCCATTTCAATGTGCAACCATTCAATTGGATTTCCAGCTGCCAATTCGATTCAATTTGTCGTACGTATCAGCATCGGGTGAGACTAAGAGGCCGGTGATTATTCATCGGGCAATTTTGGGATCTGTGGAGCGAATGATTGCGATTTTGACGGAAAATTATGCGGGAAAATGGCCATTTTGGTTGTCTCCGCGGCAATTGATGGTGGTTCCGGTGGGGCCACCATTCAATGAATATGCCGACAGTGTCCGGAAGAGGCTGTATGAGGTGGGCTTTATGGCTGAAAGTGATCTCGATGATGGGGATACGATGAATAAGAAGATTCGCAATGCTCAGTTGGcgcaattcaattttattcttgtTGTTGGCGAAAAGGAGAAATCCTCGAATACCGTCAACATTCGCACCAGGGACAACAAGGTTCACGGAGAAATGGGAGTGGAGGAATTGATAGTCAAACTCAAGAGGATTCAGGATGAATTTGTCATTGGAGAAGATACtatctaa
- the LOC129806558 gene encoding uncharacterized protein MCAP_0864-like, which translates to MEQSEMAEVICDSIRCLETKIDGLQREMRELIQSNKDLKIECNELKVKVDGLMAKQGKVNVQLNLLNKYIEGVKSYFPIENVEKLMELEQKMADNEGIKAAVETQLRRLLKPGDKDFLPKVAKIDVFEDFNVTGRGKRKNILDLNIFKYSAEIMRLNRHEVRLHVERQQSKLRQKKIRAEKSSRMENIENNSSEAEQDQNLNVNERHREVTSEIPDPFAVAFPEHITLPSKLRRIS; encoded by the exons ATGGAACAATCTGAAATGGCAGAGGTCATCTGTG ATTCCATTAGATGTCTGGAGACGAAAATTGATGGCTTGCAACGAGAAATGAGGGAGTTAATTCAAAGCAACAAAG ATCTAAAGATCGAATGTAATGAGTTGAAGGTGAAAGTGGATG GTTTGATGGCCAAACAGGGTAAAGTTAACGTGCAGCTCAACTTACTGAATAAGTATATTGAAGGCGTGAAATCCTACTTTCCCATCGAAAACGTGGAAAAGTTGATGGAGTTGGAGCAGAAAATGGCTGATAATGAAGGAATCAAAGCTGCTGTT GAAACACAACTTCGACGCCTTTTAAAGCCTGGCGATAAAGATTTCTTGCCGAAAGTTGCAAAAATTGACGTGTTTGAAGATTTTAATGTTACGGGAAGgggaaagagaaaaaatatcctggacctgaatatttttaaatacagcgcag AGATAATGCGTCTGAATAGACATGAGGTAAGACTACATGTCGAGCGCCAGCAATCGAAGTTGCGTCAAAAGAAAATAAGGGCTGAGAAAAGTTCAAGGAtggaaaacatagaaaataattCATCAGAAGCAGAACAGGATCAGAATCTGAATGTAAATGAGAGACACCGTGAGGTGACTTCTGAAATTCCAGACCCATTTGCAGTGGCGTTTCCTGAGCACATAACGCTTCCATCTAAGTTGCgtagaatttcataa
- the LOC129806543 gene encoding uncharacterized protein LOC129806543, translating to MVTEENRDATTTPTNDKDNNILEEASSTEDIFDVIKNGEVADVENLVEKLGAETLSARDKHGYTPAHWVALDGNAEMMRYLVERNAPVDLPCLGTQGPRPIHWACRKGHTAVVQVLLLAGVAVNAADFKGLTPLMTACMYGRTATAAFLLGMGAQNHLTDINGDTALHWAAYKGHAELIRLLTYSGVDLQKTDNFGSTPLHLACLSGNLLCVRLLSEKSNLDLEPKDKNGKTPLMLAQSHQHSDVVKLLNNEIKKKSRWFPPISELWGLLFGGAGNSKGPLLLFVCSVLLWGYPMYMIRVIPITWNILRRSHYCFIYWNAIMWISWIIANRRDPGYIPLNADSYYRAIKQIPYFDKWKKRNVFLSRLCHSCRCLRPLRAKHCRICNRCVSYFDHHCPFIYNCVGLRNRMWFFLFVLSVAINCSFTIYFACYCVMIEGFTLLYVLGLMEAFLFCGLGWILTCTSILHACMNLTTNEMFNYKRYPYLRDKRGKYQNPFSRGPVLNLFEFFVCLPDRIDESEINVDDNL from the exons ATGGTGACTGAGGAGAATAGGGATGCAACCACCACGCCTACCAATGACAAAGACAACAATATCCTGGAGGAAGCATCAAGTACGGAAGATATCTTCGATGTGATCAAGAATGGAGAAGTGGCAGATGTGGAGAATCTGGTGGAGAAATTGGGAGCAGAAACCCTCTCGGCCAGAGATAAGCATGGCTATACTCCAGCTCATTGGGTGGCTCTCGATGGGAATGCCGAAATGATGAGGTATTTGGTGGAGAGAAATGCTCCAGTGGATCTTCCTTGTCTGGGAACTCAGGGTCCACGGCCAATCCACTGGGCATGTCGCAAGGGTCACACAGCTGTTGTGCAGGTGCTTTTGCTGGCTGGTGTGGCAGTCAATGCTGCAGATTTCAAAGGTCTCACTCCCCTCATGACAGCCTGCATGTACGGCAGAACGGCCACTGCAGCCTTCCTCCTCGGAATGGGTGCCCAAAATCATCTGACGGACATCAATGGGGACACAGCTCTCCACTGGGCAGCCTACAAGGGCCACGCTGAACTCATTCGCTTGCTAACGTACTCCGGAGTTGATCTCCAGAAGACAGATAATTTTGGCTCAACTCCACTGCATTTGGCCTGTTTGTCCGGGAATCTGCTGTGCGTAAGGCTGCTCAGTGAGAAGAGCAATCTGGATCTGGAGCCTAAGGATAAAAATGGCAAGACTCCGCTGATGCTGGCTCAGAGTCATCAACACAGTGATGTTGTGAAGTTGCTGAATaatgaaattaagaaaaaatcccgCTGGTTTCCGCCCATTTCTGAACTCTGGGGACTCCTTTTTGGCGGTGCTGGAAATTCCAAGGGACCCCTGTTGCTCTTTGTCTGCTCAGTGCTACTCTGGGGGTATCCCATGTACATGATAAGG GTCATTCCAATAACGTGGAACATTCTGAGACGATCTCATTACTGTTTCATCTATTGGAATGCTATCATGTGGATTAGCTGGATCATTGCTAATCGACGCGATCCGGGATACATTCCCCTGAATGCCGACTCGTACTATCGGGCCATTAAGCAGATACCGTACTTTGACAAATGGAAGAAGCGCAATGTCTTCCTCTCGCGTCTCTGCCACAGCTGCCGATGCCTGCGTCCACTGCGAGCTAAGCACTGCAGAATCTGCAATCGCTGTGTCTCCTACTTCGATCACCATTGCCCCTTCATCTACAACTGCGTTGGACTGCGCAATCGCATGTGGTTCTTCCTGTTTGTCCTCAGTGTCGCCATCAACTGCAGCTTTACCATCTACTTCGCCTGCTACTGCGTCATGATCGAAGGATTCACACTGCTATACGTCCTGGGTCTCATGGAAGCCTTCCTGTTCTGTGGTCTCGGCTGGATTCTCACCTGCACGTCCATCCTGCACGCCTGCATGAATCTCACGACAAACGAAATGTTCAACTACAAGAGGTATCCGTATTTGAGGGACAAGCGCGGTAAGTACCAAAATCCTTTCTCACGTGGCCCAGTACTCAATCTCTTTGAGTTCTTTGTCTGTCTACCGGATCGAATTGATGAGAGCGAAATCAACGTTGATGATAATCTCTGA